Proteins encoded together in one Amblyomma americanum isolate KBUSLIRL-KWMA chromosome 1, ASM5285725v1, whole genome shotgun sequence window:
- the LOC144115505 gene encoding LIM/homeobox protein Lhx9-like: protein MPVISPGPDEAAAVQALAPPKLCAGCGAPIADRFYLLAVERQWHTRCLRCCHCKQQLDSELTCFARDGNIYCKDDYYRLFAVKRCARCQQGIFASELVMRARDLVYHLHCFTCAWCNAALAQGDHFGLRDNLVYCRTHFELLAEGCQPGLPPPPPLLQDDDAGGGGGAAGACSPPLAQGPAYVPPQGPYGVRKGRPRKRKPGDLPEGPPHLGLQDLAGLDSNGSPMLQQQQQQQQRTKRMRTSFKHHQLRTMKSYFAINQNPDAKDLKQLAQKTGLSKRVLQVWFQNARAKWRRNNLRQQEQPTTSLPASSPGGTSSFSEPSPGAPLDYSNAQTTLVVTASQESLGSFQELF from the exons ATGCCCGTGATCAGCCCGGGCCCCGACGAGGCGGCCGCCGTCCAGGCCCTGGCGCCCCCAAAGCTGTGCGCGGGCTGCGGCGCACCCATCGCCGACCGCTTCTACCTGCTGGCCGTCGAACGGCAGTGGCACACGCGCTGCCTGCGCTGCTGCCACTGCAAGCAGCAGCTGGACTCCGAGCTCACCTGCTTCGCCAGGGACGGGAACATCTACTGCAAGGATGACTACTACAG GTTGTTCGCCGTGAAGCGCTGCGCCCGATGCCAGCAGGGCATCTTCGCCTCGGAGCTGGTGATGCGGGCCCGGGACCTGGTGTACCACTTGCACTGCTTCACGTGCGCCTGGTGCAACGCGGCGCTGGCCCAGGGCGATCACTTCGGCCTGCGCGACAACCTCGTCTACTGCCGCACGCACTTCGAGCTGTTGGCCGAAGGATGCCAGCCTggactgccgccgccgccgccgctacttcAGGACGACGACGCTGGTGGTGGAGGCGGCGCGGCCGGAGCCTGCAGCCCGCCGCTGGCGCAGGGCCCCGCGTACGTGCCGCCGCAGGGGCCGTACGGCGTGCGCAAGGGCCGGCCGCGAAAACGCAAGCCCGGAGACCTGCCCGAGGGTCCGCCACACTTAG GGCTCCAGGATCTGGCCGGCCTGGACAGCAACGGCTCACCGAtgctgcagcagcaacagcagcagcaacaacgcaCCAAACGTATGCGGACCTCATTTAAGCACCACCAGCTGAGGACCATGAAGTCATACTTCGCCATCAATCAGAATCCTGATGCCAAGGACCTCAAGCAGCTTGCCCAAAAAACGGGGCTCTCCAAGAGAGTTCTCCAG GTCTGGTTCCAGAACGCCCGGGCAAAGTGGCGGCGGAACAATCTACGTCAGCAAGAGCAGCCTACGACTTCTCTTCCGGCTAGCAGTCCAGGAGGCACAAGCTCATTTTCGGAACCAAGTCCCGGAGCACCCCTGGATTATAGCAACGCTCAAACGACCCTCGTGGTGACGGCATCGCAGGAGTCGCTGGGGTCCTTCCAGGAGCTCTTTTGA